One genomic segment of Catalinimonas alkaloidigena includes these proteins:
- a CDS encoding potassium channel family protein — translation MNNRFTVIGLGQFGMSIALTLAGRGAEVIAIDNELDKVERVKEEVAVAVALDSTDAKALKAQNVQEVDAAVIAIGEDFESLVLTTVILQELKVKRIIARAANKQQRIILEKLGVEEILSPEDTVGKSVAETLLQPSIRSFLSLPDEYEIVEIDTPKRVIEQTVANIKLRQEFDLNLITVKRVYTEEKEREKTEVAHIIGVPRPDTMLRETDKMIILGKTKDIERFIECSQ, via the coding sequence ATGAATAACCGTTTTACAGTCATTGGGTTAGGACAGTTCGGAATGTCGATAGCACTTACGCTTGCCGGACGTGGTGCGGAGGTAATCGCTATTGATAACGAGCTTGATAAGGTAGAGCGTGTTAAAGAGGAAGTGGCCGTAGCAGTAGCCCTGGACTCTACCGATGCAAAAGCACTCAAAGCACAAAATGTTCAGGAAGTAGACGCGGCAGTAATTGCCATAGGCGAAGACTTTGAAAGTCTCGTATTGACTACCGTTATTTTGCAGGAACTAAAGGTAAAGCGCATTATCGCCCGTGCCGCCAATAAGCAGCAGCGGATCATACTGGAAAAGCTGGGTGTTGAAGAGATATTATCACCCGAAGATACAGTAGGGAAAAGTGTAGCGGAGACACTCCTTCAGCCAAGCATACGCTCCTTTCTATCGCTGCCTGATGAGTATGAAATTGTAGAAATAGATACCCCCAAGAGAGTGATAGAACAGACTGTCGCCAATATAAAGCTACGTCAGGAATTTGACCTTAACCTGATTACCGTAAAAAGAGTATATACCGAAGAAAAGGAAAGAGAAAAAACCGAAGTAGCTCACATTATTGGTGTGCCCAGGCCTGATACTATGCTACGTGAGACAGACAAGATGATCATTCTGGGCAAAACAAAAGACATTGAACGTTTTATTGAGTGTAGTCAGTAA
- a CDS encoding uridine kinase family protein codes for MERPYVVGISGGSGSGKTQVLSWLQGEVEEENICMFSQDNYYYEKLISSPKEAKAFNFDDPEVIDVQQFARDLGLLKEGRTVYRRDYVFNELDKEGELLAFSPAPIIVVEGIFIFHYSEIWEQLDLKVFVEVKEHLKFQRRINRDMKERGYHLDDILYKYTKQVVPAYEQYIEPYRHLADVIIPNNQAYSKQACPTAVQLLGTFLKSKIK; via the coding sequence ATGGAGCGACCATACGTAGTAGGTATATCGGGAGGAAGTGGTTCCGGCAAGACCCAGGTATTGAGCTGGTTACAGGGAGAGGTAGAAGAAGAGAACATTTGTATGTTCTCACAGGATAATTATTATTACGAAAAGCTTATCTCATCTCCGAAAGAAGCCAAGGCATTTAATTTTGATGATCCCGAGGTGATAGATGTCCAGCAGTTTGCCCGCGACCTGGGCCTGCTAAAAGAGGGCAGAACAGTTTATCGTAGGGATTATGTGTTTAATGAGCTTGATAAAGAGGGTGAGCTTTTGGCGTTTTCTCCCGCTCCGATCATCGTGGTAGAGGGGATATTTATTTTTCATTATTCCGAAATATGGGAGCAACTGGACCTGAAAGTATTTGTAGAAGTTAAGGAGCACTTGAAATTTCAGAGGCGCATTAATCGTGATATGAAAGAAAGAGGATACCATCTGGATGATATACTTTATAAGTACACTAAGCAGGTGGTGCCTGCATATGAGCAATATATTGAGCCTTATCGTCATCTGGCAGATGTAATTATTCCCAACAATCAAGCTTATAGTAAGCAGGCATGCCCTACAGCAGTTCAGTTACTGGGTACTTTTTTAAAATCAAAGATTAAATGA
- a CDS encoding non-canonical purine NTP diphosphatase, with translation MKICFATNNANKLKEIRQLLGSHFEVQSLKDIGCEQELPENQDTLEGNSAEKARFVYDDYGIDCFADDTGLEVKALNGEPGVYSARYAGPQRSSEDNMQRLLEALKDKDDRTAQFRTVITLILSGEQHQFEGIVSGRISEGKSGSEGFGYDPIFVPDGYTQSFAEMDMATKNKISHRGLATKKLVAFLKQI, from the coding sequence ATGAAGATTTGTTTTGCTACCAATAACGCTAATAAGCTCAAGGAGATTCGTCAACTGTTGGGTAGTCATTTTGAGGTCCAGAGCCTGAAGGACATTGGCTGTGAGCAGGAACTACCCGAAAATCAGGATACACTGGAAGGGAACTCAGCCGAGAAAGCCCGCTTTGTATATGATGATTACGGTATTGACTGTTTTGCCGATGATACCGGGCTGGAAGTAAAGGCACTCAATGGGGAGCCAGGAGTATACTCGGCCCGCTATGCCGGTCCCCAAAGAAGTAGTGAAGACAATATGCAGCGGCTTTTGGAAGCCTTAAAAGATAAGGATGACCGTACAGCGCAGTTTCGTACGGTCATTACGCTGATACTTTCGGGAGAGCAGCATCAGTTTGAAGGTATAGTTAGCGGACGTATCAGTGAGGGTAAGTCAGGAAGCGAAGGTTTTGGTTACGATCCCATATTTGTGCCGGACGGCTACACCCAAAGCTTTGCTGAAATGGATATGGCCACCAAAAATAAAATCAGCCACAGGGGGCTGGCGACGAAAAAACTGGTAGCTTTCCTAAAGCAGATTTAA
- a CDS encoding FKBP-type peptidyl-prolyl cis-trans isomerase, producing MRKLLKNTLNTLLLVATGLLFFGCSEEEDPNTEVEERLEAQILEIENYLADNGIAKNNVNGYYLESIVENEDGEAPGTNDVVGIYYELLTLDGQLIEKLEETQKSEPEKLLFDPSRVFLPGVLYEVISNMREGEEVRTYLPFNTAYGGFSIENKLPAFSAVIMKVKLAEVLNEEEQRMAEDARIKTYLAENGFSSADSLEGGVYYAETQAGESPEVDASSTVQLRYTGSFLDGTEFDSNTDAAQAFAVNMSENRVISGFKTAISEMSLNEEGTAIIPSHEAYGSGLFAMPYELIEDLYNQGYVNDPTFIEIKPYSILRFDLEVEGIN from the coding sequence ATGAGAAAATTACTAAAAAATACATTAAACACCCTTTTGTTGGTAGCTACCGGACTACTATTTTTCGGCTGTAGTGAAGAAGAAGATCCCAATACGGAAGTGGAGGAAAGGCTTGAGGCTCAAATCCTTGAGATCGAAAATTATCTGGCGGATAATGGGATCGCTAAAAATAACGTAAACGGTTACTATTTAGAATCAATCGTTGAAAACGAAGATGGAGAAGCCCCGGGCACGAATGATGTAGTAGGCATCTACTACGAATTGCTAACCCTTGATGGCCAATTAATAGAAAAATTAGAAGAAACTCAGAAGAGTGAACCGGAAAAACTTCTTTTTGACCCCAGCCGTGTCTTTCTACCCGGCGTATTATATGAAGTTATTTCCAATATGAGGGAGGGAGAAGAAGTACGTACTTATTTACCTTTCAATACTGCCTATGGAGGTTTCAGTATAGAAAACAAACTACCTGCTTTCAGTGCGGTTATCATGAAAGTGAAACTGGCGGAAGTGCTAAATGAAGAAGAGCAGAGAATGGCTGAAGATGCCAGAATTAAAACTTATTTAGCTGAAAACGGATTTAGTTCAGCCGATAGTTTGGAGGGAGGAGTGTATTATGCAGAAACGCAGGCAGGTGAATCTCCGGAAGTAGATGCCAGCAGTACAGTACAACTCCGCTATACGGGTAGTTTTCTGGATGGGACAGAGTTTGATAGTAATACCGATGCTGCCCAGGCATTTGCGGTAAACATGAGTGAGAACAGGGTGATTTCAGGCTTTAAAACTGCGATCAGTGAGATGAGCCTGAATGAAGAAGGGACCGCAATTATTCCTTCTCATGAGGCCTATGGAAGTGGATTGTTTGCAATGCCCTACGAACTGATAGAAGACTTATATAATCAGGGATATGTCAATGACCCTACTTTCATTGAAATTAAGCCCTATTCTATCCTTAGATTTGACCTGGAAGTAGAAGGTATTAATTAA
- a CDS encoding FKBP-type peptidyl-prolyl cis-trans isomerase: MKFKIINILGLVGLAATTLLSGCDQVGGGSYETTDSGLQYMYVEEGEGANPQLGEIMLINMTYSTENDSLLFSTEEQGGPVPIKIDSSAQGQIYEGFSMLKEGDSVVFKIGAEEVFVNTFNAPIPDFIDSLSNIIFNVGVDRVMNEEDFQAYRMEMMRKQQEDMLAQQSEQMEIDSAKIEQYLEENNIDAQATESGLRYVINEKGTGVQPSAGDSVYVHYSGKLLDGPYFDTSIESLAKEEGLYNEQRDYEPLVFPIGQQFVIPGWDEGISLLNEGAKATFYIPSPLGYGPRGNGSVIPENSILVFDVELVDVKQVSN; the protein is encoded by the coding sequence ATGAAATTCAAGATTATAAACATTTTAGGCCTGGTAGGGCTGGCTGCGACTACACTCTTGTCAGGCTGTGATCAGGTAGGCGGCGGTTCTTATGAGACTACTGACTCAGGACTACAGTACATGTATGTGGAAGAAGGCGAGGGAGCTAATCCACAGTTGGGAGAGATCATGCTGATCAATATGACCTACTCTACTGAAAATGACTCATTGCTTTTTAGTACCGAAGAGCAGGGAGGGCCTGTACCTATCAAGATAGACTCTTCAGCGCAAGGGCAGATATACGAAGGCTTCAGCATGCTAAAGGAAGGAGATAGTGTCGTTTTCAAAATCGGTGCTGAGGAGGTATTTGTCAATACATTCAATGCTCCTATCCCTGACTTTATTGACTCTCTGTCTAATATTATTTTTAATGTTGGCGTGGATAGAGTAATGAACGAAGAAGATTTTCAGGCTTATCGCATGGAAATGATGCGCAAGCAACAGGAAGATATGCTGGCGCAGCAGTCAGAGCAGATGGAGATTGACAGCGCAAAAATTGAGCAGTACCTGGAAGAGAATAATATAGACGCCCAGGCTACCGAATCCGGCTTACGCTATGTGATCAATGAAAAAGGTACAGGCGTACAGCCTTCTGCCGGTGACTCAGTATATGTACATTACAGCGGTAAGCTGCTGGATGGGCCTTATTTTGACACCAGCATTGAATCACTAGCCAAAGAAGAAGGCTTGTACAATGAGCAGAGAGACTATGAACCCCTGGTATTTCCTATCGGACAGCAATTTGTTATCCCCGGATGGGATGAAGGCATCTCTCTCTTAAACGAAGGAGCAAAAGCTACTTTTTACATTCCTTCTCCATTAGGTTATGGGCCACGAGGTAACGGAAGCGTAATTCCGGAAAACTCTATCCTGGTATTTGATGTAGAACTGGTAGACGTAAAGCAGGTGTCTAACTAA
- a CDS encoding DHH family phosphoesterase: MQDINSFKKLLDKPKRIVIVPHVNPDADALGSSLGMASFLKKKGHEVKVISPTDYPAFLNWMKGNDEVMVYNDGNESAANDIISDAEVIFCLDFCSLNRIDKMEQPIREAKAVKVLIDHHHGKEDFADFECWNTKAAATCELIYQLVVDMGEQQLIDKHTAEALYAGIMTDTGSFRHPNTTKHVHEVVAELIGLGADASKVSKLVYDNNSLNRLRFIGFALSERLEILEEYNTAYFAISAEDLSKFNSRTGDTEGLVNYALSIQGITMAAIIIEREDAVKLSFRSIGDFAVNELAAKHFEGGGHKNAAGGISRVGMKETVEKFLKLLPEYEKQLHSNQKKQEIYLT; encoded by the coding sequence ATGCAAGATATTAATTCGTTCAAGAAATTATTAGATAAACCCAAGCGCATTGTGATTGTCCCCCATGTCAATCCTGATGCGGATGCTTTGGGCTCATCACTTGGGATGGCTTCCTTTTTAAAGAAAAAAGGGCACGAAGTCAAAGTCATCTCGCCTACCGATTACCCAGCTTTCCTTAACTGGATGAAAGGAAATGACGAAGTGATGGTATATAATGATGGTAATGAAAGTGCTGCTAACGATATAATCAGTGACGCTGAGGTGATTTTCTGTCTGGATTTCTGTTCACTTAACAGAATAGACAAGATGGAACAGCCCATACGAGAAGCAAAAGCGGTCAAAGTACTTATTGACCATCATCATGGCAAAGAAGATTTTGCCGACTTTGAATGCTGGAATACTAAGGCTGCGGCAACCTGTGAGCTCATATATCAGCTGGTAGTAGATATGGGAGAGCAGCAGCTGATAGATAAACACACTGCTGAAGCCCTATATGCAGGTATCATGACTGATACCGGTTCTTTTCGCCACCCCAATACCACTAAGCATGTGCACGAGGTAGTGGCAGAACTTATTGGCCTCGGTGCGGATGCCTCCAAAGTAAGTAAGCTGGTGTATGATAATAACTCTTTAAACCGACTTCGTTTCATAGGTTTTGCATTGAGTGAGCGGCTGGAGATTCTGGAAGAGTACAATACCGCCTATTTTGCTATTTCCGCAGAAGATCTATCCAAGTTCAACTCACGGACCGGTGATACGGAAGGACTGGTAAACTACGCGCTTTCCATTCAGGGGATTACGATGGCAGCCATCATCATTGAACGGGAGGATGCGGTAAAATTATCATTTCGCTCAATCGGAGACTTTGCCGTAAATGAGCTCGCTGCCAAGCACTTTGAAGGAGGAGGGCATAAAAACGCCGCAGGAGGCATCTCAAGAGTTGGCATGAAGGAAACTGTTGAGAAGTTTTTGAAGTTACTTCCTGAGTACGAAAAACAATTACATTCAAATCAGAAAAAACAAGAAATATATTTAACATGA
- a CDS encoding NifU family protein: METTDKTKAPKYNVHIYLESNPNPNSLKFVTNLVLIPEGESFDFPDAESAAHAPLAQELFELAHVERVFYMSNFITVTKSQEVEWVEIQDKVKNHIKSFLEEGKAILVNEAVANGTAINEEDSETVKKIKGILDEYIRPAVEQDGGAISFHSYDEGVVKVLLQGSCSGCPSSTVTLKAGIENLLKTMLPGEVNEVEAESV; this comes from the coding sequence ATGGAAACTACGGATAAAACTAAAGCCCCCAAGTATAACGTTCATATCTACCTTGAGTCAAACCCTAATCCGAATTCACTGAAATTTGTAACCAATCTGGTGTTGATTCCTGAAGGGGAAAGCTTTGATTTTCCTGACGCTGAGAGCGCTGCTCATGCCCCTCTCGCCCAGGAATTATTTGAGCTTGCGCATGTAGAAAGGGTTTTTTACATGAGTAACTTTATTACTGTAACGAAGAGTCAGGAAGTAGAGTGGGTAGAAATACAAGATAAGGTTAAAAATCACATCAAATCTTTTCTGGAAGAGGGCAAGGCTATATTGGTAAATGAGGCGGTAGCCAACGGTACTGCCATTAACGAGGAGGACAGCGAAACTGTAAAGAAGATTAAAGGAATATTGGATGAATACATTCGTCCGGCCGTTGAGCAGGACGGAGGAGCCATCAGCTTTCACTCTTACGATGAAGGCGTGGTTAAGGTACTGCTACAAGGCTCTTGCAGCGGGTGCCCTTCTTCTACTGTTACTTTAAAAGCTGGTATTGAAAACCTGCTTAAGACAATGCTGCCTGGTGAGGTGAATGAAGTAGAAGCAGAGAGTGTCTAG
- the infB gene encoding translation initiation factor IF-2 yields the protein MVEEKMMRLSQVARKLNVGLSTITEHLANKGFEVDNKPNAKIPIEQFNMLAKEFASSALDKEEASGLTIGNKHSENMIIDSSKKEKQKDQDEEELFIKGLSESQEEGDAKEDEPKVDNKKQETAKKEDEPEKVSNRLQGIKVVGKIDLDSLNRKKPAAKKEEEKKAEDKKAEDRKPTQPEAEKKEAEKKPAPQPKAEDTTHTPQAQEEKETSTPQAKKEELKKEEPKEVKKEIQAEAEQAEAEEKPEVKDTQKEEPKEKEETAKPAAEAKEKEPQEESSAADSSEKETQKEIQKTEAKKPEEKGKADKGEDSKTDRVNTRADQLKGLTVVGKIDLPEERKKKAKPVASSDEGGNKKKRKRRRRIKSQDEKSGADNRERGGRAPASGKGSAPGGKGGDKRGRGGKKRPKKEEPSEKEIQEQIKETLAKLSGGGKKGKASRNRQERRRADRREREQQAAEQEQDMKLKVTEFISANDLASMMDVSVNEVISTCMSLGMFVSINQRLDAETITVIADEFGYDVDFTDTEDEISVEVEEDEDVDMKDRAPIVTIMGHVDHGKTSLLDYIRSAKVTEGEAGGITQHIGAYDVTTESGKRVAFLDTPGHEAFTAMRARGASVTDVVIVVVAADDNVMPQTKEAINHAQVAGVPIVIAINKIDKPNANPDKVREELANINILVEDWGGKYQCQEISAKTGQGIDDLLEKVLLEAELLELKANPDKRAVGTVIEATLDRGRGYVTTLLVQAGDLKIGDVILAGAHYGKVKAMFDHRGNKLTKAGPSTPVQMLGLDGAPQAGDKFNVMESDREAREIANKREQIHREQSLRTKKHITLDEIGRRLAIGSFKELNIIVKGDVDGSVEALSDSMLKLSTEEVQVNIIHKAVGQISESDVLLASASDAIIVGFQVRPSASARNLAEKEEIEIRLYSIIYDAINEIKDAMEGMLAPTVEEIITGNIEVRRIFKISKVGTVAGCYVTDGVVKRNNQIRLIRDGIVAYTGEINQLKREKDDVNEVRSGYECGISIKNYNDIKEGDIIEGFEEKEVKRSL from the coding sequence ATGGTAGAGGAAAAAATGATGAGGCTCAGCCAGGTGGCAAGAAAGCTCAATGTAGGTTTGTCTACAATTACTGAGCATCTTGCTAACAAAGGCTTTGAGGTCGACAATAAACCAAATGCGAAGATTCCCATTGAGCAGTTCAACATGCTTGCCAAGGAATTTGCGTCTTCTGCGTTGGATAAGGAAGAAGCCTCTGGCCTCACCATTGGTAATAAACATTCAGAAAATATGATCATTGATTCTTCTAAGAAGGAGAAGCAAAAGGATCAGGACGAAGAAGAATTATTTATCAAAGGGCTTTCCGAGTCACAGGAAGAAGGTGATGCCAAGGAAGATGAGCCTAAGGTTGACAATAAGAAGCAAGAAACGGCTAAAAAAGAAGACGAGCCGGAAAAGGTGTCCAATCGCTTACAAGGGATTAAAGTTGTAGGTAAGATTGACCTGGATAGCCTTAACCGCAAAAAGCCTGCTGCAAAGAAGGAAGAAGAGAAGAAAGCAGAAGACAAAAAAGCAGAAGACAGAAAGCCTACTCAGCCTGAAGCAGAAAAGAAAGAGGCTGAAAAAAAACCTGCCCCTCAGCCTAAGGCAGAAGATACTACCCATACTCCTCAAGCTCAAGAAGAAAAAGAGACCTCTACCCCTCAAGCTAAAAAAGAAGAGCTTAAAAAAGAAGAGCCTAAAGAAGTGAAAAAAGAGATTCAGGCGGAAGCAGAACAGGCAGAAGCAGAAGAAAAGCCTGAGGTTAAAGATACTCAAAAAGAAGAACCTAAAGAAAAAGAAGAGACCGCGAAGCCTGCTGCTGAGGCCAAAGAAAAAGAGCCTCAGGAAGAAAGCAGCGCTGCTGACTCATCAGAAAAAGAAACCCAAAAAGAGATTCAAAAGACCGAAGCAAAGAAACCCGAAGAAAAAGGTAAGGCAGATAAGGGCGAAGATTCAAAAACCGACCGTGTCAATACCAGAGCCGATCAGTTAAAAGGACTGACTGTGGTAGGTAAAATTGATTTGCCTGAAGAACGTAAGAAAAAAGCCAAGCCTGTAGCCTCTTCTGATGAAGGAGGTAATAAGAAGAAAAGGAAGCGTCGCCGCAGAATCAAAAGTCAGGATGAAAAAAGTGGGGCGGATAACAGAGAGAGAGGAGGTAGAGCACCTGCTTCAGGAAAAGGTTCTGCTCCTGGCGGTAAAGGTGGCGACAAGAGAGGTCGTGGTGGCAAAAAGAGACCGAAGAAGGAGGAACCTTCCGAAAAAGAAATCCAAGAGCAAATTAAAGAAACCCTGGCTAAGCTAAGCGGGGGAGGCAAAAAAGGTAAAGCTTCACGTAATCGTCAGGAACGTCGTCGTGCTGATCGTCGTGAACGTGAGCAACAGGCTGCCGAGCAGGAGCAGGATATGAAGCTCAAAGTTACTGAGTTTATCTCTGCCAATGACCTGGCATCTATGATGGATGTTAGTGTCAATGAGGTGATTTCTACCTGTATGTCCTTAGGTATGTTTGTCTCTATCAACCAGCGATTGGATGCGGAAACCATTACCGTAATCGCCGATGAGTTTGGTTATGATGTAGACTTCACCGATACTGAAGATGAAATCTCAGTGGAAGTGGAAGAGGACGAAGATGTGGATATGAAAGACAGGGCCCCTATCGTAACCATCATGGGTCACGTTGACCACGGTAAAACCTCACTGCTGGATTATATCCGAAGTGCAAAAGTTACCGAAGGCGAAGCAGGAGGTATCACACAGCACATAGGCGCATATGATGTAACTACCGAAAGCGGCAAGCGGGTAGCCTTCTTGGATACACCCGGTCACGAAGCTTTTACAGCCATGCGTGCCAGGGGAGCTTCAGTCACAGACGTAGTCATCGTAGTCGTAGCGGCTGACGATAATGTGATGCCCCAAACCAAAGAAGCGATCAATCACGCGCAGGTAGCGGGTGTACCCATCGTAATTGCCATTAACAAGATAGATAAGCCTAATGCCAATCCTGATAAGGTTCGTGAAGAACTGGCAAATATCAATATATTGGTAGAAGACTGGGGAGGTAAATACCAGTGCCAGGAGATTTCTGCCAAGACAGGACAGGGCATTGATGACCTCCTTGAAAAAGTATTGCTGGAAGCAGAGTTACTTGAACTGAAAGCTAACCCTGATAAGCGGGCGGTAGGTACAGTGATTGAAGCTACTCTTGATAGAGGTAGAGGTTACGTAACCACCCTGCTGGTTCAGGCAGGTGATCTGAAAATAGGAGATGTAATACTGGCTGGTGCGCATTATGGTAAGGTAAAAGCCATGTTTGACCACCGTGGAAACAAGCTTACGAAGGCAGGCCCTTCTACACCGGTACAGATGCTGGGGCTGGATGGAGCGCCTCAGGCAGGCGATAAATTCAATGTGATGGAGTCTGACCGGGAGGCGAGAGAAATTGCTAACAAGCGTGAGCAAATTCACCGTGAACAATCGCTCAGAACCAAGAAGCACATTACACTGGATGAGATTGGTCGTAGATTAGCTATCGGTTCTTTCAAAGAGCTGAATATCATCGTGAAAGGTGACGTGGACGGATCAGTAGAGGCCCTTTCTGATTCTATGTTGAAACTATCTACTGAAGAGGTACAGGTTAATATCATTCACAAAGCAGTAGGTCAGATTTCAGAATCAGATGTATTGCTGGCTTCAGCCTCAGATGCTATTATCGTTGGTTTCCAGGTGAGGCCATCTGCCAGTGCCAGAAACCTGGCTGAGAAAGAAGAAATTGAAATTCGCCTTTACTCTATCATCTACGATGCCATCAATGAGATCAAAGATGCGATGGAAGGTATGCTGGCGCCTACGGTTGAGGAAATTATCACCGGTAACATTGAAGTCCGTAGAATCTTTAAAATCTCTAAAGTAGGTACGGTAGCCGGATGTTATGTGACCGATGGTGTAGTGAAAAGAAATAACCAGATCCGATTGATCCGTGATGGTATTGTTGCCTATACCGGTGAAATTAATCAGCTAAAACGCGAGAAAGATGATGTCAATGAAGTGAGGTCCGGTTATGAGTGTGGTATCAGTATCAAGAACTATAACGATATCAAAGAAGGCGATATCATTGAAGGCTTTGAGGAAAAAGAAGTCAAAAGATCGCTGTAA
- the nusA gene encoding transcription termination factor NusA: protein MDTTTLIESFAEFAKGKNIDRPTMIRILEDVFRTMIRKRYGVDDNFDVIINADKGDLEIWRFREIVDDNSEDIWDHDKISLSEAQEIEPDFEIGEEVAEEIKLEDFGRRAVMTARQTLIQKVKDLEKDILFHKYKDLVGEIIVGEVYQILGREILLIDAEGNELILPKSEQIHKDKFRKGDTVRSIVHRVEMVNGNPRIILSRTAPKFLERLFESEVPEVYDGLIMIRKTVREPGERAKVAVESYDDRIDPVGACVGMKGSRIHSIVRELQNENIDVINYTDNLELFITRALSPAKISTIKIDPENGRVSVFLKPDQVSLAIGKGGQNIKLASRLVGYEIDVFRETAGIEDDEDVDLEEFSDEIESWVIDELKRIGLDTAKSVLSLTKDELVRRTDLEEETIEDIIRVLKQEFE from the coding sequence ATGGATACTACAACATTAATTGAGTCATTTGCGGAATTTGCCAAAGGCAAAAATATTGACCGCCCAACGATGATCCGTATATTGGAGGACGTTTTCCGTACGATGATTCGCAAAAGATATGGTGTGGATGATAACTTTGACGTCATCATCAATGCCGACAAGGGAGACCTGGAAATCTGGCGATTCAGAGAAATTGTAGATGATAATTCCGAAGACATTTGGGATCATGACAAAATAAGTCTTTCTGAAGCGCAGGAAATAGAGCCCGATTTTGAGATTGGAGAAGAAGTAGCAGAAGAAATTAAGCTGGAAGATTTTGGGCGTCGTGCCGTAATGACTGCTCGCCAAACGCTTATACAGAAAGTGAAAGACCTGGAAAAAGATATTCTTTTTCATAAATATAAAGATCTGGTAGGCGAAATTATCGTTGGTGAAGTATATCAAATTCTTGGACGAGAAATTCTCCTGATTGACGCAGAAGGTAATGAGCTGATTCTTCCTAAATCAGAGCAGATTCATAAGGATAAATTTAGAAAGGGAGACACCGTCCGCTCTATTGTCCACCGGGTGGAAATGGTCAACGGTAACCCTAGAATTATCTTATCCCGCACTGCTCCGAAATTTTTGGAGAGGTTATTTGAGAGCGAAGTGCCTGAAGTTTACGATGGCCTGATCATGATCCGTAAAACTGTACGCGAGCCAGGCGAGCGTGCCAAGGTAGCTGTAGAGTCGTATGACGATCGCATAGATCCGGTAGGAGCCTGTGTAGGAATGAAGGGCTCACGAATTCACAGTATTGTCCGTGAGTTACAAAACGAAAACATTGACGTTATCAACTATACCGATAACCTCGAGCTGTTCATTACACGTGCCCTAAGTCCTGCCAAGATCAGTACGATCAAAATAGATCCTGAAAATGGACGCGTATCAGTATTCCTGAAGCCCGATCAGGTATCATTAGCGATTGGCAAAGGTGGGCAAAACATTAAGCTTGCCAGCCGTCTGGTGGGTTATGAAATAGATGTTTTCAGAGAAACAGCCGGCATTGAAGATGATGAGGATGTCGATCTGGAAGAGTTTTCTGATGAAATAGAAAGTTGGGTAATAGATGAGCTAAAGAGAATTGGTTTAGATACTGCTAAAAGTGTTTTGTCGCTTACAAAAGATGAACTTGTAAGAAGAACTGACCTTGAAGAGGAAACTATTGAGGACATAATTAGGGTTCTTAAACAAGAATTTGAATAA
- the rimP gene encoding ribosome assembly cofactor RimP: MSLEVQIEGWVQEMLEGQDPSLFLVEVSISNAKNSQKVVVHLDGDEGISIDTCAEISRKLGARMEEENLISESFTLEVSSPGLDLPLKMHRQYKKNVGRNVKVLLQDNTTKKGVLMQVDEQQIVLKEELKVKSKDKSKKRGETKEVVIPFQDIKKTNVLASFK, encoded by the coding sequence ATGAGTTTAGAGGTGCAGATAGAAGGATGGGTTCAGGAAATGCTGGAAGGGCAAGACCCATCGCTGTTTTTAGTGGAGGTTAGTATATCAAATGCTAAAAACAGCCAGAAAGTAGTGGTTCATCTGGATGGAGACGAAGGTATATCCATTGATACCTGCGCAGAAATCAGCCGTAAGTTAGGCGCCAGGATGGAAGAAGAAAATTTAATTAGCGAAAGTTTTACGCTGGAAGTATCTTCTCCCGGACTTGACTTACCCCTGAAGATGCACAGGCAGTACAAGAAGAATGTGGGTAGGAATGTAAAGGTACTTCTGCAGGATAATACCACTAAAAAAGGAGTACTGATGCAGGTGGACGAGCAACAGATAGTGCTCAAGGAAGAGCTTAAAGTTAAAAGTAAGGATAAATCAAAAAAGCGGGGAGAAACTAAGGAAGTAGTAATCCCTTTTCAGGACATTAAAAAAACAAACGTCTTAGCTTCATTTAAATAA